From a single Alloactinosynnema sp. L-07 genomic region:
- a CDS encoding 3-hydroxybutyrate oligomer hydrolase family protein — protein sequence MFTRIALAVLGLVAVGVTPAAATVHSGHCAGFDRLLVPGVARQVVSCLDDVTTTGTAASGHTVPGDWAGLTSAGLPRVATVPGIQVDGHFPDTSTSNTHHGWNSDAQFVVRLPDEWNGGLVVSGSPGNRRQYANDRAIADQVLAAGYAFAATDKGNTGLGFHADGRRPGDAVAEWNSRVTQLTVAAKIVVAQRYGQFPARTLMAGISNGGYLVRWQLENRPWLYDGGVDWEGTLWTERGPNLLTFLPPALAAYPAYRAGDQTAHQRMLDAGFAAGSEFLWDLHYRVYWDLTQRLYREEVDPDFDGALVAGIPFCAGGTPTCDTDYDYLSRPRKVHTAVERISLTGRIGKPLITLHGTLDALLPISQTADTYARMITDKGRGASHRYFRVVDGNHVDGFADAFTGRLRPIAPCFHAAITALDGWLDGRGAPRSATIPRTSSVDEATTCALA from the coding sequence GTGTTCACCCGTATCGCACTGGCCGTGCTCGGCCTGGTGGCCGTGGGGGTCACCCCCGCCGCCGCGACCGTCCACAGTGGGCACTGCGCAGGCTTCGATCGGCTGCTGGTGCCGGGCGTCGCGCGGCAGGTCGTCTCCTGCCTCGATGACGTGACCACCACCGGCACCGCCGCCTCCGGGCACACCGTGCCCGGCGACTGGGCGGGCCTGACCTCGGCCGGTCTGCCGCGGGTCGCGACGGTGCCCGGGATCCAGGTGGACGGGCACTTCCCGGACACCTCGACGTCGAACACCCACCACGGGTGGAACAGCGACGCGCAGTTCGTGGTGCGGCTGCCCGACGAGTGGAACGGCGGCCTGGTGGTGTCAGGGTCGCCGGGCAACCGCCGCCAGTACGCCAACGACCGCGCCATCGCCGACCAGGTGCTCGCCGCGGGCTACGCGTTCGCCGCGACCGACAAGGGCAACACCGGGCTCGGCTTCCACGCCGACGGCCGCCGCCCCGGCGACGCCGTCGCCGAGTGGAACTCGCGGGTGACCCAGCTGACCGTCGCGGCGAAGATCGTCGTGGCGCAGCGGTACGGCCAGTTCCCGGCGCGCACGTTGATGGCGGGCATCTCCAACGGCGGCTACCTGGTGCGGTGGCAGCTGGAGAACCGGCCGTGGCTCTACGACGGCGGCGTGGACTGGGAGGGCACCCTGTGGACCGAGCGCGGCCCCAACCTGTTGACCTTCCTGCCGCCCGCGCTGGCCGCCTACCCGGCCTACCGCGCCGGTGACCAGACCGCCCACCAGCGGATGCTCGACGCCGGTTTCGCCGCGGGCTCGGAGTTCCTGTGGGACCTGCACTACCGCGTCTACTGGGACCTGACCCAGCGCCTCTACCGCGAAGAGGTCGACCCTGACTTCGACGGCGCGCTCGTGGCCGGGATCCCCTTCTGCGCAGGCGGAACCCCGACCTGCGACACCGACTACGACTACCTCTCCCGGCCGCGCAAGGTGCACACCGCCGTCGAGCGGATCTCGCTGACCGGCCGAATCGGGAAGCCGCTGATCACCCTGCACGGCACCCTGGACGCGCTGCTGCCGATCTCCCAGACCGCCGACACCTACGCCCGCATGATCACCGACAAGGGCCGCGGCGCGTCGCACCGGTACTTCCGCGTCGTCGACGGCAACCACGTCGACGGCTTCGCCGACGCCTTCACGGGCAGGCTGCGCCCCATCGCCCCGTGCTTCCACGCCGCCATCACCGCGTTGGACGGCTGGCTCGACGGGCGGGGAGCGCCGCGCTCGGCGACGATCCCGCGCACGTCCTCAGTGGACGAAGCCACGACCTGCGCGTTGGCGTGA
- a CDS encoding GlxA family transcriptional regulator, producing the protein MTRVLFLLVPGVHLLDLAGPAQVFSSARDLGYPYDLAYVAEADQVPSTQGPVLQADTSLPVLTGDDVVFVPGWRAAPGLGSSGPLTDVTLAWLRAHRGTVASVCAGADALGRAGLLDGRRCTTHHDLQEELAHRYPEATVVRDVLYVIDGRIVTSAGIASGIDLALHLVATWHGPAIAARIARTMVVYARRNGDESQSSALLRYRSHVNDTVHRIQDLIEARMSDQLPLTELARVGRCSPRTVTRLFGRATGMTPLRYQQTLRLERAEHLIGTGATVESAARAVGFEDARMLRRLRSRA; encoded by the coding sequence GTGACCAGAGTCCTGTTCTTGCTGGTGCCGGGCGTGCACCTGCTCGATCTCGCCGGGCCCGCGCAGGTCTTCTCGAGTGCGCGGGATCTCGGGTATCCCTACGACCTGGCGTACGTGGCCGAGGCCGATCAAGTGCCGTCGACGCAGGGCCCGGTCCTCCAGGCCGACACGTCCCTGCCCGTCTTGACCGGCGACGACGTCGTGTTCGTCCCCGGCTGGCGGGCGGCGCCTGGACTCGGCTCCTCCGGTCCCCTCACCGATGTCACCCTCGCCTGGCTCCGCGCCCACCGTGGCACCGTCGCTTCGGTGTGCGCGGGCGCCGACGCCTTGGGCCGCGCGGGTCTGCTCGACGGACGTCGGTGCACCACCCACCACGACCTGCAAGAAGAGTTGGCTCACCGGTATCCGGAGGCGACCGTCGTGCGGGACGTCCTCTATGTCATCGACGGCCGGATCGTCACGTCGGCGGGCATCGCCAGTGGAATCGACCTGGCCCTCCATCTCGTCGCGACCTGGCACGGGCCCGCGATCGCGGCCCGAATCGCGCGCACGATGGTCGTCTATGCCCGCCGCAATGGCGACGAAAGCCAGTCGAGCGCGCTGTTGCGGTATAGGTCGCATGTGAACGACACGGTGCATCGGATTCAGGACCTCATTGAGGCTCGGATGTCCGACCAGCTGCCTCTGACTGAGCTGGCCCGGGTGGGGCGGTGCAGTCCGCGGACGGTCACTCGGTTGTTCGGCCGGGCTACGGGTATGACGCCGTTGCGCTATCAGCAGACCTTGCGCTTGGAGAGGGCCGAACACCTCATCGGCACCGGCGCCACGGTGGAATCCGCGGCTCGTGCTGTCGGGTTCGAGGACGCTCGCATGCTCCGTCGCCTCCGCTCCCGCGCTTAG
- a CDS encoding HD family hydrolase gives MSEDAAALAAFGYELGVLKRIRRAGWWHVGVRDPESVAEHTMRVAQLAAVIAAEEGADPARAAFLALWHDTQETRTGDLPHTAADYLSKPDPRRITVDQTANLPDRSREVIRAAVDEYEAKETAEAQCAKDADKLEMLLQAVEYRDTGVQRVDGWIDSARKGLKTETARRIAEAAVAISPLAWRDR, from the coding sequence GTGTCTGAAGACGCCGCCGCTCTTGCTGCCTTCGGCTACGAACTGGGCGTGCTTAAGCGCATCCGGCGTGCCGGGTGGTGGCATGTCGGAGTGCGTGATCCCGAATCGGTCGCTGAGCACACAATGCGGGTCGCTCAGCTCGCCGCCGTGATCGCTGCCGAGGAAGGTGCCGACCCCGCACGGGCGGCGTTTCTCGCGCTTTGGCACGACACGCAGGAGACGCGGACCGGGGATCTCCCACACACCGCGGCCGACTACCTGAGCAAACCCGATCCCCGGCGGATCACCGTCGACCAGACCGCGAATCTTCCCGATCGTTCCCGCGAGGTCATCCGCGCCGCAGTCGACGAGTACGAGGCCAAAGAGACCGCCGAGGCCCAGTGCGCGAAGGACGCCGACAAGCTGGAGATGCTTCTCCAGGCCGTCGAGTATCGCGACACCGGTGTCCAGCGGGTCGACGGGTGGATCGACTCCGCTCGCAAGGGACTCAAGACCGAGACCGCCCGCCGGATCGCCGAGGCCGCGGTCGCTATCTCGCCGCTCGCCTGGCGTGATCGTTAA
- a CDS encoding isochorismatase family protein, whose protein sequence is MTKALIVIDVQESFRTRAEWADNSNPGLIGQVNRLVDLTRAENGLVVWVLHSEPGSGGPFDPASGHVRLIDGLSPAEGEPVLTKTAHNAFTTTNLQQTLTVRGVQEVLISGIRTEQCCETTARVGSDLGFGVTFVTDATATTPLRHWRTGAVMSTNDIIERTESVLAGRFASIATVDELTGSILTGS, encoded by the coding sequence GTGACCAAAGCGCTGATCGTCATCGACGTCCAGGAGTCCTTCCGCACCAGAGCGGAGTGGGCCGACAACTCCAACCCCGGCCTCATCGGCCAGGTCAACCGACTCGTCGACCTCACGCGGGCCGAGAACGGCCTGGTCGTGTGGGTCCTGCACAGCGAGCCGGGCAGCGGGGGCCCGTTCGACCCTGCCAGCGGCCACGTGCGGCTCATCGACGGTCTGTCGCCCGCGGAAGGCGAACCCGTGCTGACCAAGACCGCCCACAACGCCTTCACCACGACCAACCTCCAGCAGACACTGACGGTCCGCGGTGTCCAGGAGGTGCTGATCAGCGGCATCCGCACCGAACAGTGCTGCGAGACCACCGCCCGCGTCGGCTCCGACCTGGGCTTCGGCGTCACCTTCGTCACCGACGCGACCGCCACCACCCCACTGCGGCACTGGCGCACCGGCGCGGTGATGTCCACCAACGACATCATCGAGCGGACCGAGTCCGTGCTGGCGGGCCGGTTCGCCTCGATCGCGACGGTCGACGAACTGACCGGGAGTATCCTGACCGGATCGTGA
- a CDS encoding transcriptional regulator — translation MDSGLATLTGGRGSQSIGTVSGFVFKLARQSAGLTQEKLAEALAADVTTVQGWESGRRPLAAMGAGAFLRLCARLSRLGAPASTGRHLREAIEADQVLSTGVSAGSSWIDAEVHPLAARVHRQTITNLITWPFTQQLPRHLCEFVPKIPRRGPVATYPALTAEARTRFLDHLLTVAERGNQAGEALLRRQSVYLLGFDHRPQTTDWLRDEWKRAGRRPVRDGDIAALLEARSASVALASVGDRTQLHDFVGTTFGGRAEIANLTYWAHWIGELSEEQTTDAFMTSNDTRLWSGASLLRHLVSRLEPCSPHLPLNLYTLHALVASRPELLDRGPATRARLAGVLDRLDSSAELTRSARTQVAGLLYALRIARD, via the coding sequence ATGGACAGCGGACTGGCAACACTGACCGGCGGGCGGGGTTCACAGTCCATCGGAACGGTGTCCGGGTTCGTGTTCAAGCTGGCGAGGCAGTCGGCGGGGTTGACTCAAGAGAAACTGGCCGAGGCACTCGCGGCGGATGTGACCACCGTTCAGGGCTGGGAATCCGGGCGACGTCCACTAGCGGCCATGGGTGCGGGTGCCTTCCTCCGGCTTTGCGCTCGGCTGTCCCGGCTTGGCGCACCCGCGTCGACTGGCAGGCATCTCCGCGAGGCGATCGAGGCCGACCAGGTGTTGTCGACCGGCGTCTCGGCAGGTAGCTCATGGATCGACGCGGAAGTGCATCCGCTGGCTGCCCGGGTGCATCGTCAGACGATCACCAACTTGATCACGTGGCCGTTCACCCAGCAGCTGCCTCGGCACTTGTGTGAGTTCGTGCCCAAGATCCCGCGAAGAGGTCCGGTGGCCACCTATCCCGCCCTGACAGCCGAGGCGCGGACTAGATTTCTCGATCACCTCCTGACGGTTGCCGAACGAGGAAACCAGGCAGGTGAGGCCTTGCTGCGCAGGCAGTCTGTGTATCTACTCGGATTTGATCACCGACCGCAGACCACGGATTGGCTGCGAGACGAATGGAAGCGAGCCGGGCGCAGACCAGTCAGGGATGGCGACATCGCAGCTCTGTTGGAAGCGCGCTCCGCATCGGTAGCGCTCGCCTCGGTCGGCGACAGGACTCAGCTCCACGACTTCGTCGGCACTACGTTCGGTGGGCGAGCCGAGATCGCAAACCTGACCTACTGGGCGCATTGGATCGGGGAACTCAGTGAGGAACAGACCACTGACGCGTTCATGACGTCCAACGACACGCGATTGTGGAGTGGTGCGAGCCTGCTGCGACATCTCGTCAGCCGACTTGAACCGTGCTCGCCTCACCTGCCGCTGAACCTCTACACCTTGCACGCCCTGGTCGCCTCACGTCCGGAGCTGCTCGACCGAGGGCCCGCGACTCGCGCAAGACTTGCCGGGGTGTTGGACAGGTTGGACTCCAGTGCTGAACTGACCCGGTCTGCGCGCACTCAGGTCGCTGGACTTCTGTACGCGTTGCGCATCGCAAGGGACTAG